In one window of Poriferisphaera corsica DNA:
- a CDS encoding ABC transporter substrate-binding protein, whose protein sequence is MKYIFLIVAVLLSLFSFATYMRFPDAKSEVPVLFWVTDPNPARTLQVETFKKWLIKHGHVTADGKPAVDLRIDAANGRMAKKIIQTVSGVGGDVMDLFNGRYVRYMDDIGVLEELTDSAKEMGFDLSKTYKALETELVVNGRQMAFPCNVVCSLLLVNKDVFEKYGQPLPPEKWTIDEFERLGKAYVKAANEPGKQQTNFYAIGVDYTLMHRSMGLSIFNETLTASTLDDERYVKTLDRISKWIHEDHIIPTEAEIRSFNVGSGYGGLTAQLFYRGNFAMIYTGRYMLIQLRRFEEPMKLGAVSVPFDHYPNARISTRTSAMYKGGNHKEAAKLFYQYLASEDYNMLIVNDADALPPNPEYAKGEAFLRPEKFPNEWGIHEKFVNQAKTIAIGGVYSPFVADAEVFRSTQYYYDRVVNKISSPEEAASATKLAIDKKIALTLREKPALQEMYDKLTEDQKVIDQCKTEGKKIPLRLVRNPFLKRYYKDMSMGE, encoded by the coding sequence ATGAAGTACATATTTCTGATCGTTGCTGTTTTATTAAGTCTGTTTAGCTTTGCGACATACATGCGGTTCCCAGATGCGAAGTCTGAGGTGCCGGTATTGTTTTGGGTGACAGATCCGAACCCTGCGAGGACGTTGCAGGTTGAGACATTTAAGAAGTGGCTCATCAAGCATGGTCATGTGACGGCGGATGGGAAGCCTGCGGTTGATTTGCGCATTGACGCGGCGAATGGACGGATGGCGAAAAAGATCATCCAGACGGTGTCAGGTGTGGGCGGCGATGTGATGGATTTGTTTAATGGCCGGTATGTTCGGTACATGGATGATATTGGTGTGCTGGAAGAGCTTACGGATAGTGCGAAAGAGATGGGTTTCGATCTTTCGAAGACTTATAAAGCGCTAGAAACTGAGCTTGTGGTGAATGGGAGGCAGATGGCGTTCCCGTGTAATGTGGTTTGCTCGCTGCTGCTGGTGAATAAAGATGTGTTTGAGAAGTATGGTCAACCGCTACCGCCTGAGAAGTGGACGATTGATGAGTTTGAACGATTGGGTAAAGCGTATGTTAAGGCTGCGAACGAGCCAGGCAAGCAGCAGACGAACTTCTATGCAATCGGCGTGGATTATACGCTGATGCATCGGAGTATGGGGCTGAGCATTTTTAACGAAACGTTGACGGCAAGTACGCTGGATGATGAAAGATATGTGAAGACACTTGATCGGATTAGCAAGTGGATTCATGAGGATCATATTATCCCCACGGAAGCTGAAATACGTTCGTTTAATGTAGGGTCGGGTTATGGGGGGTTAACGGCGCAACTGTTTTATCGTGGCAATTTTGCGATGATATATACGGGGCGGTACATGTTGATTCAGTTACGGCGATTTGAGGAGCCGATGAAACTTGGTGCGGTGAGTGTGCCCTTCGATCATTATCCGAATGCCCGAATTTCGACGCGCACTTCGGCGATGTATAAGGGTGGGAATCACAAAGAGGCGGCCAAGCTATTTTATCAGTATTTAGCTAGTGAAGATTACAACATGTTGATTGTGAATGATGCGGATGCGCTGCCTCCGAACCCTGAATATGCGAAGGGGGAAGCGTTTTTGCGGCCTGAAAAATTTCCGAACGAATGGGGCATTCATGAAAAGTTTGTGAATCAGGCGAAGACGATCGCGATTGGCGGGGTGTACAGTCCGTTTGTCGCGGATGCTGAGGTGTTCAGATCAACGCAATACTATTACGACCGTGTGGTGAACAAGATTTCGTCTCCAGAAGAAGCGGCATCTGCAACTAAGCTGGCGATAGACAAGAAGATCGCGTTAACGCTGCGTGAAAAGCCTGCGTTACAGGAGATGTATGACAAACTGACTGAAGATCAGAAAGTGATTGATCAGTGCAAGACTGAAGGCAAAAAGATACCGTTGCGGTTGGTTCGTAATCCGTTTTTGAAGCGTTACTACAAAGATATGAGCATGGGTGAGTAA
- a CDS encoding carbohydrate ABC transporter permease has product MSTINAKHGLVRDRQKFMGASLLHLLLAGISFTLILPFVWMVLTSLKSLSEVSSASWLPGEAGWHLGNYARVFEVIPFGTFYWNSIFIACWVTFLQVFTSSLAAYSFSRLQWPGRDKVFFVYLATMMLPGLVLMIPNFQIMISLGLVNSLAGLILPAAFSAFGTFMLRQFMLSIPTSLDEAAEIDGASKWRVYWDVILPLSRPGLVTLTIFTFMGTYHSFFWPLVMLKSEHKYTLPIGILSFESASSSETNLLMAAVTMSVVPLIILFVAMQKQLVAGIQLGAVKG; this is encoded by the coding sequence ATGTCAACGATTAATGCGAAACATGGTTTAGTGCGAGACCGCCAGAAGTTTATGGGGGCGTCGTTGCTGCATCTGTTGCTGGCGGGGATCAGTTTTACGCTGATTTTGCCATTTGTCTGGATGGTGCTGACGAGCTTAAAGAGCCTAAGCGAGGTGAGTAGTGCGAGCTGGTTGCCGGGCGAGGCAGGTTGGCATTTGGGAAATTACGCCAGGGTTTTCGAGGTGATCCCGTTCGGGACGTTCTATTGGAATAGTATTTTTATTGCGTGCTGGGTGACGTTTTTGCAGGTCTTTACCAGTTCGCTGGCAGCGTATAGTTTTTCGCGATTGCAGTGGCCGGGACGTGACAAGGTCTTTTTTGTTTATCTGGCAACGATGATGTTGCCGGGACTGGTGTTGATGATCCCAAACTTTCAGATCATGATTTCATTGGGGCTGGTCAATTCATTAGCGGGGCTGATTTTGCCAGCAGCATTCTCGGCGTTTGGAACGTTTATGTTGCGGCAGTTTATGCTCTCTATTCCGACCAGTTTAGATGAGGCGGCAGAGATTGACGGCGCAAGTAAGTGGCGAGTGTATTGGGATGTGATATTGCCTCTATCGCGTCCGGGGCTAGTAACGTTGACGATCTTCACTTTTATGGGGACGTATCACAGCTTTTTCTGGCCGCTGGTCATGCTGAAGAGTGAACATAAATATACATTGCCGATCGGGATTTTATCGTTTGAATCGGCATCGAGTTCGGAAACGAATTTGTTGATGGCGGCGGTTACGATGTCAGTTGTACCACTGATTATTCTGTTTGTTGCGATGCAAAAACAGTTGGTTGCAGGGATTCAATTGGGAGCAGTGAAGGGTTAA
- a CDS encoding carbohydrate ABC transporter permease, with amino-acid sequence MLNSKTKKNVLTGLAFLTPNICGVALFVVFPVVLSIYMAFSDWNLTKTNPFKENPDLNFIGVENFVRLFTEPEFFQYFKNTLFLMMGIPFGIGAALISAVLLSQNTRTDSHKVAKWLKQSAFVIISAVLGISVALMFIAGGSGMGMMTLLICLLGGIIFFGVMGGNTVYRTLFYLPSFTAGVPTYVLWKKLYNPRSGPINTTLQPVLDEVSELTAALPTGLFGSCRWIGYGIIVCLFAFGLRRLRGLWDDGEIGKTALIPVIGALVLPIVVASIWRYTSESSWVLAVSCGTVFVYQIGRMVINGRAFTCKDFDGFGNGILLTLGLMVLSFIVLGLSTMLYHLPGMVSDPIDPGLNAPNWLGDYAWAKPSMMIIGFWAAMGSNNMLLYLAALTNVPQQLYEAADIDGASRWARFWNVTWPQLAPTTFFIAVMSIIGGLQGGFEMARTLTNGGPAGATTPLSFFIYNEGFETGRLGYSAAIAWVLFLMIFSITLFNWKFGNRYVND; translated from the coding sequence ATGTTGAATTCAAAGACCAAGAAGAATGTCTTGACGGGTTTGGCATTTTTGACGCCGAACATATGTGGGGTGGCACTGTTTGTGGTGTTTCCGGTGGTGCTGTCGATCTATATGGCGTTTTCGGATTGGAATCTGACGAAGACAAATCCGTTTAAAGAGAATCCGGATTTGAACTTTATTGGGGTGGAGAACTTTGTGCGGCTATTTACAGAGCCGGAGTTTTTTCAATATTTCAAGAACACACTGTTCTTGATGATGGGGATACCGTTTGGGATAGGTGCGGCATTAATTTCGGCAGTGTTGTTGAGTCAAAATACTAGGACGGATAGTCATAAGGTTGCGAAGTGGCTGAAACAGAGCGCGTTTGTCATTATTTCAGCAGTACTTGGTATCTCCGTTGCGTTAATGTTTATCGCAGGCGGGTCGGGTATGGGGATGATGACGCTGCTGATCTGTTTACTGGGTGGGATTATCTTTTTTGGAGTGATGGGTGGGAATACCGTTTATCGCACGCTGTTCTACTTGCCGAGCTTTACAGCTGGTGTGCCGACGTATGTGCTTTGGAAAAAGCTATATAACCCACGATCAGGACCGATCAATACGACGCTGCAGCCGGTGCTTGATGAAGTAAGCGAGTTAACGGCGGCGTTGCCGACAGGGCTGTTTGGGTCGTGCCGATGGATTGGGTATGGGATTATTGTTTGTTTGTTTGCGTTTGGGCTGAGAAGATTGCGTGGGCTATGGGATGATGGGGAGATTGGAAAGACGGCGCTTATTCCAGTGATTGGCGCGTTAGTGTTGCCGATTGTCGTTGCTTCTATATGGAGGTATACGTCGGAGAGTAGTTGGGTGTTAGCGGTTTCGTGTGGAACGGTATTTGTTTATCAGATTGGGCGGATGGTGATCAATGGGCGTGCGTTTACGTGTAAGGATTTTGACGGGTTCGGGAATGGGATTTTGTTGACACTTGGGTTGATGGTGTTGTCATTTATTGTTCTGGGTCTATCGACGATGCTGTATCACTTACCGGGGATGGTGAGTGATCCGATTGATCCGGGGTTGAATGCACCGAATTGGTTGGGGGATTATGCGTGGGCGAAGCCGTCGATGATGATTATTGGATTCTGGGCGGCGATGGGTTCGAATAATATGCTGCTGTACTTGGCGGCGTTGACGAATGTGCCACAGCAGTTGTATGAGGCGGCGGACATCGATGGCGCATCACGATGGGCGCGTTTTTGGAATGTGACGTGGCCGCAGTTGGCACCGACAACTTTTTTCATTGCGGTGATGTCGATCATTGGCGGATTGCAGGGCGGGTTTGAGATGGCGAGAACGCTGACGAATGGCGGGCCTGCGGGTGCGACGACGCCGTTGAGTTTCTTTATTTACAACGAGGGTTTTGAGACGGGGCGATTGGGCTATTCGGCAGCGATCGCTTGGGTGCTGTTCTTGATGATATTCTCGATCACATTGTTTAACTGGAAGTTTGGTAATCGCTATGTCAACGATTAA
- a CDS encoding YkgJ family cysteine cluster protein — MMQPHNNFLSTRDLWQRWYHAASTPEVTASLLDLYNQLADRIKQQNAACLASGKCCKFETYGHRLYVTGFEIAFVLHQLIHHPMSPESADDNCEQPAKSNNHSLNVLNGAAQSLASDNTPIDGCVYQIDGLCSIHPIRPLGCRIYFCDQQLQDWQNDLYEEFLKKLQEVHMQYEIPYRYVEWRTSLAEASEYIQSESA, encoded by the coding sequence ATGATGCAACCACACAATAACTTCCTTTCGACTCGTGACCTTTGGCAGCGTTGGTATCACGCAGCCTCAACCCCCGAAGTTACCGCATCGCTCCTTGATTTGTACAACCAGCTCGCCGACCGTATCAAACAGCAAAATGCTGCCTGCCTCGCTTCCGGTAAATGCTGTAAATTCGAAACCTATGGCCACCGCCTCTACGTCACAGGATTCGAAATCGCTTTCGTCCTTCATCAACTCATCCATCACCCCATGTCACCCGAAAGTGCAGATGACAATTGCGAGCAACCCGCTAAATCTAACAATCACTCCCTCAATGTACTCAACGGCGCAGCTCAATCACTAGCATCTGACAACACCCCCATTGATGGCTGTGTTTATCAAATCGACGGCCTCTGTTCCATCCATCCGATCCGTCCGCTTGGCTGCCGCATTTATTTCTGCGACCAGCAACTTCAAGATTGGCAGAACGATCTTTACGAAGAGTTCCTTAAGAAACTGCAAGAAGTCCATATGCAATACGAGATCCCGTATCGCTACGTCGAATGGCGCACCAGCCTCGCCGAAGCCTCAGAATATATCCAATCTGAATCCGCTTAA
- a CDS encoding YkgJ family cysteine cluster protein — protein MTQPPNNSDEWYKDGLSFECSLCGNCCTGAPGFVWFNEQEADEMATILNIDAPTFLEKYAHKKFGRWTLNEVKNEKRQYDCVFLIDLPGGQRGCKLYKSRPTQCRTWPFWPENLKSSRTWKNAAKTCPGMRRVDANFYPVEDIRIILNQNEF, from the coding sequence ATGACACAACCGCCAAACAACAGTGATGAATGGTACAAAGATGGCCTCTCCTTCGAGTGCTCGCTCTGCGGTAATTGTTGCACCGGTGCTCCTGGCTTCGTCTGGTTCAATGAGCAGGAAGCTGACGAGATGGCCACCATACTCAATATCGACGCACCAACGTTCCTCGAAAAATACGCACACAAAAAATTTGGCCGTTGGACACTCAACGAAGTTAAAAACGAAAAAAGACAATACGACTGTGTATTCCTAATCGATCTTCCCGGCGGACAACGCGGTTGCAAACTGTATAAATCTCGGCCTACCCAATGCCGAACCTGGCCCTTCTGGCCGGAAAACCTCAAATCATCTAGGACATGGAAAAACGCAGCCAAAACATGCCCCGGCATGCGCCGTGTCGACGCCAATTTTTACCCCGTTGAAGACATCCGTATCATCCTCAATCAAAATGAGTTCTAA